The following proteins are encoded in a genomic region of Oryzias latipes chromosome 17, ASM223467v1:
- the LOC101166167 gene encoding 5'-AMP-activated protein kinase subunit beta-2 — protein sequence MGNTSDRVSGDRHGNKAHRSDSSGSHKDQEHSTKMVDSTDDPNIFNTYGPESKGLGDKEFTPDLDDLVKTASQARPTVIRWGGGGKEVYIAGSFNNWNTKIPLNKSHNDFVAILDLPEGEHQYKFFVDGQWVHDPSEPVVTSQLGTINNLIQVKKSDFEVFDALQVDSLECSDTSDLSSSPPGPYGQEQYIFRPEKHFKAPPILPPHLLQVILNKDTNISCDPALLPEPNHVMLNHLYALSIKDGVMVLSATHRYKKKYVTSLLYKPI from the exons ATGGGTAACACAAGTGACAGGGTATCTGGAGATCGGCATGGAAACAAGGCCCATCGTTCcgacagcagcggcagccacaAAGACCAGGAGCACAGCACCAAGATGGTGGACAGCACAGATGATCCCAACATCTTCAACACCTATGGACCTGAGTCTAAA GGGCTAGGAGATAAAGAATTCACCCCGGATCTGGATGACCTGGTGAAAACTGCCTCCCAGGCCCGTCCCACAGTGATTCGCTGGGGTGGTGGGGGGAAGGAGGTTTATATCGCAGGCTCTTTCAATAACTGGAACACTAAGATTCCACTGAATAAAAG CCATAATGACTTTGTTGCCATTTTGGACCTGCCTGAAGGAGAGCACCAGTATAAGTTTTTCGTGGATGGACAGTGGGTTCATGATCCTTCAGAG CCGGTGGTAACCAGCCAGCTGGGAACGATCAACAACCTGATCCAGGTGAAGAAGTCTGACTTTGAGGTGTTTGACGCGCTGCAGGTGGACTCCCTGGAGTGCTCGGACACATCAG ACTTGTCCAGCTCGCCTCCAGGTCCGTACGGACAAGAGCAGTACATCTTCAGACCCGAAAAGCACTTCAAAGCCCCTCCGATTCTCCCCCCTCACCTGCTTCAAGTCATTCTTAACAAGGACACCAACATATCA TGTGACCCTGCTCTGCTGCCTGAACCCAACCACGTCATGCTAAATCACCTTTACGCTCTCTCAATAAAG GATGGAGTGATGGTGCTAAGTGCTACTCACAGATACAAGAAGAAGTATGTCACCTCTCTGCTGTACAAACCCATCTAA
- the LOC101174699 gene encoding calcium-binding mitochondrial carrier protein SCaMC-1, with product MYQTLRTSLLSSARCWDANSHQSYQTLFDRLDTNKDGKVDVAELREGLKAMGIFRHGAAQEIVSSGDQNKDGCLDFNEFTKYLKEHEMKLWLTFKSLDRNNDGRIDASEIQQSLAELGINLSKEDARKILHSMDIDGTMMIDWNEWREHFLLCPAHNLEEIFRYWKHSSVLDIGDSLAIPDEFTEEEKSSDVWWKQLVAGASAGAVSRTGTAPLDRLKVFMQVHSSKTNRIGLTGGLRQMIAEGGLTSLWRGNGINVLKIAPETAIKFMAYEQYKKLLSSEGKKIETHKRFMAGSMAGATAQTAIYPMEVLKTRLTLRKTGQYAGMFDCAKKILKKEGVIAFYKGYIPNLLGIIPYAGIDLAVYETLKNAWLSYYAKDSANPGVLVLLGCGTISSTCGQLSSYPLALVRTRMQAQASLGSSEQVSMTGLLKTIVAKDGLFGLYRGILPNFMKVIPAVSISYVVYEYMKTGLGISH from the exons ATGTATCAGACGTTACGGACGTCTTTACTATCAAGTGCCCGGTGCTGGGATGCCAACAGTCACCAGTCATACCAGACACTGTTTGACCGGCTCGACACCAACAAAGATGGGAAGGTGGACGTGGCCGAGCTGCGGGAGGGCCTCAAGGCGATGGGGATATTCCGGCACGGAGCGGCACAG GAGATCGTGTCATCCGGTGACCAGAACAAGGACGGCTGTTTGGACTTCAACGAGTTCACCAAATACCTGAAAGAGCACGAGATGAAGCTTTGGCTGACTTTCAAGAGTCTGGACAGAAACAACGATG GGCGCATCGATGCCTCCGAGATCCAGCAGTCGCTTGCAGAGCTCGGCATAAATCTCAGCAAAGAGGATGCCCGGAAAATCTTGCACAG TATGGACATCGACGGGACCATGATGATTGACTGGAACGAGTGGCGAGAACACTTCCTACTGTGTCCAGCCCACAACCTAGAAGAGATCTTTCGCTATTGGAAACATTCCTCG GTACTGGACATCGGCGACAGCCTTGCCATCCCGGATGAGTTtacagaggaagagaagagctCAGATGTCTGGTGGAAGCAGCTCGTCGCGGGTGCTTCTGCGGGGGCGGTCTCTCGCACCGGTACGGCCCCACTGGACCGGCTAAAAGTCTTCATgcag GTTCATTCTTCCAAAACAAACCGTATAGGCCTGACAGGGGGTTTGAGGCAGATGATCGCAGAGGGGGGTCTGACTTCACTGTGGAGAGGAAATGGAATCAATGTTCTGAAGATCGCTCCTGAGACTGCCATCAAATTCATGGCATATGAACAA TATAAGAAGTTGTTGTCATCAGAGGGAAAGAAGATTGAGACCCATAAGAGATTTATGGCTGGCTCCATGGCTGGGGCAACAGCACAGACAGCCATCTACCCTATGGAG GTCTTAAAGACTCGCCTGACCTTGAGGAAAACTGGCCAGTATGCAGGGATGTTTGACTGTGCCAAGAAAATCCTGAAGAAGGAGGGCGTCATAGCTTTCTACAAGGGCTACATTCCAAACCTGCTGGGGATCATTCCTTACGCCGGGATAGACCTCGCCGTGTACGAG ACTCTAAAGAACGCCTGGTTGTCGTATTATGCCAAAGACTCAGCTAATCCTGgagttctggtgctgctgggcTGTGGGACCATCTCCAGTACGTGTGGTCAGCTGTCCAGCTATCCGCTCGCACTCGTACGCACACGGATGCAGGCACAAG CATCTCTGGGTTCGTCAGAGCAAGTTTCCATGACTGGCCTGTTGAAGACGATTGTAGCCAAAGATGGCTTATTTGGACTCTACAGGGGCATCCTGCCAAACTTCATGAAAGTTATTCCAGCTGTCAGCATCAGCTATGTGGTTTACGAGTACATGAAGACAGGCTTGGGAATCTCTCATTGA